Proteins from a genomic interval of Pseudomonas paeninsulae:
- a CDS encoding crotonase/enoyl-CoA hydratase family protein: MTQSTNGRVSREKRGQIMLIGLDRTSKRNAVDLDMLNDLCLAYGEFERDGEARVALLFAHGEHFTAGLDLANVAASFAAGWQIPAGGCDPWGVFGGPRVSKPVIVAAQGYCYTIGIELMLASDINLCASNTRFAQMEVQRGIFPFGGATLRMHQNAGWGNAMRWLLTGDEFDAHEAYRLGLVQEVLASEELLPHALKLAARIAAQAPLGVQATLASARQAVREGEAAAAANLHPTVIRLMASEDAQEGVRAMLERRPGDFKGR, encoded by the coding sequence ATGACTCAAAGCACCAACGGTCGCGTCAGTCGTGAGAAACGCGGCCAGATCATGCTGATCGGCCTGGATCGAACGAGCAAGCGCAACGCCGTCGACCTGGACATGCTCAATGACCTGTGCCTGGCCTATGGCGAGTTCGAGCGCGACGGTGAGGCTCGCGTAGCCTTGCTCTTCGCTCATGGCGAGCACTTCACCGCCGGACTGGACCTGGCCAATGTCGCCGCCAGCTTTGCTGCTGGCTGGCAGATCCCTGCCGGCGGCTGCGACCCCTGGGGCGTGTTTGGCGGCCCACGGGTGAGCAAACCGGTAATAGTGGCGGCCCAGGGCTATTGCTACACCATCGGCATCGAACTGATGCTCGCCTCGGACATCAACCTGTGCGCCAGCAATACCCGCTTCGCCCAGATGGAAGTGCAGCGCGGTATTTTCCCGTTCGGCGGCGCCACCCTGCGCATGCACCAGAACGCCGGCTGGGGCAATGCCATGCGCTGGCTGCTCACTGGTGATGAGTTCGATGCTCACGAAGCCTACCGCTTGGGCCTGGTGCAGGAAGTGCTGGCCAGTGAAGAACTGCTGCCACACGCGCTCAAGCTGGCCGCACGGATTGCCGCCCAGGCACCGCTTGGCGTGCAAGCCACTCTCGCCTCGGCACGCCAGGCAGTGCGCGAAGGCGAAGCCGCGGCGGCGGCCAATCTGCATCCAACCGTGATCCGCCTGATGGCCAGCGAAGATGCCCAGGAAGGCGTGCGCGCCATGCTCGAACGTCGTCCCGGCGACTTCAAGGGCCGCTGA
- a CDS encoding spermidine synthase, which produces MPGLPPVEELQDEVLLAEVQDAFGVIRVIEIGEYRFLEFGDSVEQSCVFTADPCWLEYDYTRAMLLGSLCHPAPESALFLGLGAGNLTQACLKFLPLEDVETIELRPEVPRLAMQYLGLDDDPRLTIRIGDALDLLKTAESADLIFVDLYTDHGPGVGHLAWNFLEDCQKQLNPGGWLIINQWAGNDGKPLGAPLLRGLYHRHYWECPVKEGNVILLVPADLEQQLDLDDLKIKAAALGPQLGYSLQPLIEALRPAS; this is translated from the coding sequence ATGCCAGGTTTACCCCCGGTGGAAGAGTTGCAAGACGAGGTCCTGCTCGCCGAAGTGCAAGATGCGTTCGGCGTGATCCGGGTGATCGAGATCGGCGAGTACCGTTTTCTCGAATTTGGCGACTCGGTTGAGCAGAGTTGTGTGTTTACTGCCGACCCGTGTTGGCTGGAGTACGACTACACCCGTGCCATGCTGCTCGGTAGTTTGTGCCACCCGGCGCCGGAGAGCGCGCTGTTTCTTGGGCTCGGTGCCGGTAACCTGACCCAGGCTTGCCTCAAATTTCTGCCGCTGGAGGATGTCGAAACCATTGAGCTGCGCCCCGAGGTGCCACGTCTGGCCATGCAGTACCTCGGCCTGGACGATGACCCGCGCCTGACCATCCGTATCGGCGATGCCCTCGATCTGCTGAAAACTGCAGAAAGCGCCGATCTGATCTTCGTCGACCTCTATACCGACCACGGTCCCGGCGTTGGTCACCTGGCCTGGAATTTTCTGGAGGACTGCCAGAAACAGTTGAATCCGGGCGGCTGGCTGATCATCAACCAGTGGGCCGGCAATGACGGTAAGCCGCTGGGTGCGCCGCTGCTGCGCGGCCTCTACCATCGGCATTATTGGGAATGCCCGGTAAAGGAGGGCAATGTCATCCTGCTGGTGCCCGCCGACCTTGAGCAGCAGCTCGATCTGGACGACCTGAAGATCAAGGCTGCAGCTCTGGGGCCGCAGCTGGGCTACTCCCTGCAGCCGTTGATCGAGGCGCTGCGTCCGGCCAGTTGA
- a CDS encoding class II 3-deoxy-7-phosphoheptulonate synthase, producing MSQPWSPESWRSKPIQQQPHYPDAAHLAKVEQTLAGYPPLVFAGEARELRRQFGEVTQGRAFLLQGGDCAESFAEFSAAKIRDTFKVLLQMAIVMTFAAGCPVVKVGRMAGQFAKPRSANDETIGDTTLPAYRGDIVNGIGFDTKSRVPDPERLLQAYHQSTASLNLLRAFAQGGFADLHQVHQWNLDFIANSALAEKYSLLADRIDETLAFMRACGMDTSPQLRETSFFTAHEALLLNYEEAFVRKDSLTGGAYACSAHMLWIGDRTRQLDGAHVEFLRGVGNPIGVKVGPSMDPDELIRLIDILNPDNDPGRLNLIVRMGADKVEAHMPALVRKVQGEGKQVLWSSDPMHGNTIKASSGYKTRDFAQILAEVKQFFAVHQAEGSYAGGIHIEMTGQNVTECIGGARPITEAGLSDRYHTHCDPRMNADQSLELAFLIAETLKQVRR from the coding sequence ATGTCGCAACCCTGGAGTCCTGAAAGCTGGAGAAGCAAGCCAATCCAGCAACAGCCGCACTACCCCGACGCCGCCCACCTGGCCAAGGTCGAGCAGACTCTGGCCGGCTATCCGCCGCTGGTGTTCGCCGGTGAAGCTCGAGAGTTGCGCCGCCAGTTTGGCGAGGTGACCCAGGGTCGTGCATTCCTGTTGCAGGGTGGCGACTGCGCCGAGAGTTTTGCCGAATTCAGCGCGGCGAAGATCCGCGACACTTTCAAGGTGCTGCTGCAGATGGCCATCGTCATGACCTTCGCCGCCGGTTGCCCGGTGGTGAAAGTCGGGCGCATGGCCGGGCAGTTCGCCAAACCGCGCTCGGCCAACGATGAAACCATCGGCGATACCACCCTGCCGGCTTACCGCGGCGACATCGTCAACGGTATCGGCTTCGACACCAAGAGCCGGGTGCCGGACCCGGAGCGCCTGCTGCAGGCTTATCACCAGTCCACCGCCAGCCTGAATCTGCTGCGCGCATTCGCCCAGGGCGGCTTCGCCGACCTGCATCAGGTCCACCAGTGGAACCTCGACTTCATCGCCAATTCGGCGCTGGCCGAGAAATATAGCCTGCTGGCTGATCGCATTGACGAAACCCTGGCCTTCATGCGTGCCTGTGGCATGGACACTTCGCCGCAACTGCGCGAAACCAGCTTCTTCACCGCCCATGAGGCGCTGCTGCTCAACTACGAAGAAGCCTTCGTGCGCAAGGACAGCCTCACCGGCGGCGCCTACGCCTGCTCGGCGCACATGTTGTGGATCGGCGACCGTACCCGCCAGCTGGATGGCGCCCACGTCGAGTTCCTGCGCGGCGTCGGCAACCCGATCGGGGTCAAGGTCGGTCCGAGCATGGACCCGGACGAGCTGATCCGCCTGATCGACATCCTCAACCCGGATAACGACCCAGGCCGCCTCAACCTGATCGTGCGCATGGGCGCGGACAAGGTCGAAGCCCACATGCCGGCCCTGGTGCGCAAGGTGCAGGGCGAAGGCAAGCAGGTGCTGTGGAGTTCCGACCCCATGCACGGCAACACCATCAAGGCCAGCAGCGGCTATAAGACCCGCGACTTCGCGCAGATCCTCGCCGAAGTGAAGCAGTTCTTCGCCGTGCACCAGGCCGAGGGCAGCTACGCCGGCGGCATCCATATCGAGATGACCGGACAGAACGTCACCGAATGCATCGGCGGCGCGCGGCCGATCACCGAAGCAGGGTTGTCGGACCGTTACCACACTCACTGCGACCCACGGATGAACGCCGACCAGTCGCTGGAACTGGCCTTCCTGATTGCCGAGACACTCAAGCAGGTGCGCCGCTAA